TCTTTCACGATGGCGTCCGCCAGCCGTTGCTTGGTCTCTTCCGATCGCCCGGGGAAGAGCTTGACGCTGATATGCGGCATGGTTGTCTCCTCCAATCCTTCCGAAGCCAGTGCTTCGAAACCGGTTTGTTCACCAAGACCGACAAATCCGATCAGTTCC
The sequence above is drawn from the Oceanidesulfovibrio indonesiensis genome and encodes:
- a CDS encoding tautomerase family protein; this encodes ELIGFVGLGEQTGFEALASEGLEETTMPHISVKLFPGRSEETKQRLADAIVKDVVEIIGCAESSVSVSIEDVSSGDWKDEVYDPEIRGKTEYLFKKPGYSM